The uncultured Cohaesibacter sp. genomic sequence CCCTTTGCTGAAAGGTTGCCTCTACCTTGGCCAAATGGGCGCGACTGTTGACCCCTTGCAACTCTGATTCGGCAGCCTCGATCGCGGTTACTTTGAGGCCTTGCGCATTGGCCAGCTCAACAGCATCGGTGAGATAATATTCGCCCTGTGAGTTGTTGTTTTCGATACCCTCGAGAAGGTCGAGCAAATGGGTACCAGAAAAGCCCATGATGCCGCCATTGCAGAAATTGATCTTGAATTCTTCCGGAGAGCAATCCTTGGCTTCGCGAATGGCCACCAGATTGCCCTCTAATTCCAGCAAACGGCCATATGGGGCCGGTGTATCTGTCCGGAAGCCCAGAACGACAACGTCAAAGCCTTCGGCGAGCTTTTCGCGCATGGCACTGATGGTTTCAGCGCGCAACAGCGGCGTATCGCCAAAAAGCACGATGACATCATCCTTGGCGTCCTTGAGTTCCTCGCGTGCAGCTAAAACCGCGTGGGCTGTCCCCAGACGCTCGGTCTGCTCGCAAGCCACGACGGAAGGATGCATCTGTCGGGCAGATTGCAAAACCGGGTCCATGTCCGGTCCGACGATGAGGGCGACCTGATCAACATCGGCTTTCTGGGCGGCGCGCGCCACATGACCAACCATAGACAACCCGGCGATCTTGTGGAGTACCTTGGGTGTTTTTGATTTCATGCGGGTGCCGTGTCCGGCTGCCAGAATGATTGCCTGGCATGTGCGATGTGTCATCTTTAGCCTCCTGAGACCAATCTTTTGAGAGTAAAGGGCCTTTTAAAGAATTTTCCTAAGGAACAATTGAAACAGATATACGAACGGGCCTTGCGATTACAGCAAAAAAAGACTTTCCTTGAAAATGCGTGAAACATAAGATTCGCGCGTGCAAGGAGGCAATTGTATGGCGCGGCCAGGCAAAGCCGTCTTCGATGCGACCATGATGGCCGGTTGGGCATTTGCGGCAGTGCTGACAGGTTTGGTTGCGTTGACGATGGTGGATGATACCGGTGATTCCGCCCGAAATCCTAACGTTGTGGCAACGTTGGGCAACAATGACGCACGCCTTGTCACAGGATCTATTGATCAGATGCGGCCCTCAAATGCTGGAAATGGTTTTGGTGAGTCGCAGCAGGCTCTCGTCGATCAACAGAATCAGAGCTTCAATCCGTTTTCGAAACAATCTCAGACAAATTCTCAGCTGCTTCAGCAATTGATAACGGAATTTCATAGCCTCAAGCAGGAAGTCAGTGCGTTTCATGTAACAACGACACGCTTGCGTGACGAAAATGATCGCTTGAAGCAGAGACTGGCAAAGCTGGAACTTGATGGGCCTGTCGGGCAGGATGGGGCGGTGCGTGTTGTGGATCTGCCGCATCGCGATGATAGCCGCAATCCGTTTATTCTGGCCAATGGTCAAATCGCGCAGCCTGTCGATACACAGTCAACGGGGTCTATCGGGGCAAATGGCGCGCGCAGAGTCAATGATGGCGCCTTTGATCCTTTCAAGACAAATGACCAACCGAATATCAAGATCACCGAACAGCCTCTGACCATGGATTTGGGCTCGTCCACCTCGCGAGGCGCGCAGATGCTTCCAAGAGACAAACCTGTGGGACATGGAACAGGTTCCTATCCGGAGCAAGCGGCATCAGACGACCTTTCTCAGCCTGTCAGTCAGATTGTTCCATCTCCGAATGTTGTCCGTTCAAACAGTCAAACGTCATTCGGCATTGATCTGGGCTCTTTCGTTTCCATCAGTGACATCAGGTCAGCTTGGAAGGAAGTGTCAGGTGCACAGAAGAATCTTGTTGGCGATTTGCGTCCGTTAAGTAGAGTTACCCAGCTAACTGACGGGAGGCTCGCGCTTCATCTCGTTTTGGGTCCTATTCCCAACGCAGCACAGGCCGCATCGGTTTGCGCGCAGTTGAATTATGCCAATTATGATTGCTCTGTTTCGGCTTATCGCGGGCAAAGCCTCGCGCTGAACTAGCCCTTTGTGGCGGTGTCCTCAAAGCCTCTTCTTTTGTATGACCTTGGTCGACAGTTAGAGATTGTTTCGGCTGTTTAAAGCAATTACTATCGCGCCAGACTACCTTCCTTCCCAATCTGCGGAATTATCTCTTGTCTCCCAAGTATTTTGCCTACCTGCTGATGGCGGTTTGTCCGTTTCTGCTTGCCTCGAATATCATTGTTGGGGCGGCTGCCGTCCATACGATTGAGCCCTTTACACTGACCTTTTTGAGATGGGGCATCGCCTCGGCGCTTGTTTTGCCCTTTGCGTGGTCTTCCCTATATGAAAACCGCAAGGCGCTCTTGTCGGATTGGAAGCTTATCCTTCTGACAGCCTTTATGGGCATGGGCTTTAGTGGTTCCGGGGTCTATATGGCGCTCAAGCATACGTCCGCCACCAACGGCACGCTGATCTATTCTTCCTGCCCTATCATTATCATTCTGTTGGAATGGATATTCAGGGGCCGCAAGATTTCTCTCAGGGAAGCCATCGGCATCGCGCTCGGCTTTACCGGCGTCTTGTTGATCGTGTGCAAAGGGCATCTCGAAACGCTTATGGCGATTGAGTTTTCCAGCGGGGATCTGTTGTTCGTGGCTGCGGCAACCTCTTGGGCTGTCTACACAGTGCTGTCCAAGAAAAAGCTGTTCCAGTCGCTTTCCACGATTGGCATGTTCACGATTGTCGGGCTGGTCGGCGCGGTAATACAGATCCCGTTCATGATCTGGGAACTGGCCAATTTTGATACGTTACCCACGAGCATGGATCAGTGGCTGAGTGTTGCTGGGCTGGTTTTCTCAGCTTCCATCGGCGCGTTGCTGGCCTACCAATATATGATCCGAGTGCTCGGACCGGCGACGGCGGGACTTGTCATGTATTTGATGCCGCCATTTGGCATCTTCATGGCCGTGATGTTCCTTGGTGAAGATTTCCGGACTTACCATCTTGTCGGTTTCATTTTGGTGATGAGCGGCGTTGTGCTGGCGACTTTCCCCATGAGCCTGCTCAAGAAACAAAAGCGTGCAGCAGTTGTTGCTCAGGAATAAGCGTGTTTTCAAACTGGCTTGCTCATTAAAAGGGCTTGGAAGCGATTCCACGCCCTTTTCCTTTATCCGATGGAGTTGAGCGCTGGCAGCATTTCCTGAAGCCAGAAGGCTGCGTTCTGCACCTGACCGGTGATGAACAGGATGCCGGTTAGCACAAGCAAGGCACCCATGACCTTTTCGACCGTTCCCATATGCTTGCGGAAGCGCTGCATCGTGCTCACGAACTGCCCGGCAAAGAGAGCGGCCAGCAGGAATGGAACGCCCAGACCAAAGCTATAGGCTGTCAGCAGCATCATGCCGCGCTGCACATTTTCCTCAGTACCGGCAATCGCCAGTATCGTCGCAAGGACGGGCCCAATGCATGGCGTCCAGCCAAAGGCAAAAGCGAGCCCGATCAAATAGGCGCCAACGATCCCGGCGGGTTTCTTCTGAACATTCACACGCGCTTCCCGATAGAGGAAAGCAATTTTGAAAACACCGAGGAAATGCAGCCCCATGATGATGATGATGGCGCCGGCGACATAAGAAAAGAAACCGGAATAGAGCTTGAGATATTGCCCAATGGCTGAGGCCCCTGCTCCCAGCAGCACGAAGATGGTGGTAAAGCCCAGAACGAAGGCCAGAGCGGAAAAGAAGATACGCGTTGCGGCGCGTTGTTTGTCCTTGTTGCCGGTGAACTCGTCCATGCTCACTCCGGCGATATAGCAAAGATAAGGTGGCACCAGCGGCAGGACGCAGGGTGAAACAAAGGAAATAAAGCCAGCGAGAATCGCGCCGGTGATCGATACATCAAAATTCATTTCCTTGCTCCTTCAATTGTGCATTTCCAAATGTCTGGCTTCATATGCGCAACGCGCGATCTTCTGACTAGAGGGAAGACCCCGCTATGTCCAATCACGCTGTCGCGATGTGTCATAGACTATCCATGGCTGCGATTTCTAGCATGGGGACATCAAATATGATGCCAGTATTTCTGTCCTTATCCACCATGGCACGGCGCATATGATGCGCCAAGACAGTGTGTCATGTCGGTTTAGACGATTCCGGGTGGCTTTCGGTCGTGAAGCTGAATTGGAACAGTGCAAACATGCTGTTACCGTTTCTCTATTGTGGTTAGAAATCACGAATTTATGACCTTAATGAGGGTTTTCCACGAAAAGTAAAATGAATTTGGCGAGGGTGTTGACTGAGGCGAAAAATGCGTTACAAAAGCGCTCACCAACGTTAAGTGCCCGTAGCTCAGTTGGTAGAGCATCCGACTTTTAATCGGACGGTCGAAGGTTCGAATCCTTCCGGGCATACCAATTTCCCCGCAATTTGAAATGCTTATCAGCCTTTCCTAAGTGAGGAATGGATTGGTTCTGCTTTTTGTTGTGGTTAGGTTTTCTTGGCAAATTTGTTGTAGAAAACCAAATTTAGCGGAATTCATTGCTCGACTGGGTAAAAAATTCTGCTACAAGGGTCCGGCCTTTAACGGTAAGGCAACACGATGGTTTTACCATCGATTTTGGAATATGTGCCCGTAGCTCAGTTGGTAGAGCATCCGACTTTTAATCGGACGGTCGAAGGTTCGAATCCTTCCGGGCATACCATTCCCTCTCTCCCCCTCAAATCATTGAAATGACTAAGAAGATGCTCTGCGTGTCCGCACGCGTTTTTTGTCTGATGAAGGGATTTTACAAAAAAAATCAATAAAACGGTGCAGAACACCCGAAACCGTATTATCGCGTATATTGATTTTTTCTCCGGCTCTGGTAAAAGACTGTCATCAAATTGATAAACAAGACATCACGTTTTGTTTTGGTTAAGCGCCATTAGCTCAGCTGGTAGAGCATCCGACTCTTAATCGGACGGTCCAAGGTTCGAACCCTTGATGGCGTACCACTCTCTTCCTTCACGATTAGAAATTTCAGCGACAACGATCAGCTGCGTCTTTTGCTGCATTTTCGGTTCGGGCATACAGAAAAGGCCACGGCCTCGTTAGAAGCCATGGCCCTGTTTTCATTGCCTCGTGCTATCTGGGCGTCAAAGAGCGGGCATGTCGCCCTTCGCCCAGGCTTCTTTGACTTCGGCCTTGTGGTCTTCAAAACGTCCGGCTTCGATTGCAGTGCGCATGCTCTGCATGAGGCTCTGATAATAGGCCAGATTGTTCCATGAAAGCAGCATGGCGCCCAGTGCCTCATTGGATTTGACCAGATGATAGAGATAGGCGCGGGAATAGTCGCGCGCTGCCGGACAATCGCTTTCCGGGTCCAGCGGGCGCGGATCATCCTTGTGGCGGGCATTTTTCAGATTGACCTTGCCAAAGCGTGTGAAGGCCAGGCCATGGCGCCCTGCCCTTGTCGGCATGACACAGTCGAACATGTCCACGCCGCGGCTTACGGCTTCCATCAGATCATCAGGCGTTCCAACGCCCATAAGGTAGCGTGGTTTGTTTTCCGGCAGGATCGGGCAAGTTATGTCGAGAATGTCCAGCATAACTGCCTGAGGCTCGCCAACGGCCAGTCCGCCGATGGAGTAGCCCTTCAGATCCATTGCTTTGAGAGCTAGCGCTGATTCTTCGCGCAGGCGCGGAATGTCTCCCCCCTGAACAATGCCGAACATGGCTTGACCAGGACGATCACCAAATTGGGTTTTGCAGCGTTCGGCCCAACGCAGGGAAAGCTGCATGGCTTTTTCAATTTCAATTTCCTTGGCAGGCAGACGCGTGCACTCATCCAGCTGCATCTGGATATCCGAGCCGAGCAGGCATTGGATCTCGATCGAGCGTTCCGGCGTCATCATGAATTTGGCGCCATCAATATGGGATTTGAATTCAACGCCCTCTTCGCTCATCTTGCGCAACTGGGCCAGCGACATGACCTGAAATCCACCAGAATCGGTGAGAATCGGATAAGGCCAATTGGCAAATTTGTGCAGTCCACCAAGGGCAGCCACGCGCTCTGCTCCGGGGCGCAGCATCAAATGATAGGTGTTACCCAGAATGACATCTGCGCCAAGATCGCGCACCTGTCCCGGATACATGAATTTTACCGTTGCGGCCGTACCCACCGGCATGAAAGCCGGTGTGCGGATGGTGCCGCGCGGCATGAAGACCTCACCGCGTCGGGCCTTGCCGTCGGTTGCCAGAAGCTTGAATCCGAATTCAGTCGGCGTCGGGGTTGGCAAAGGCTGGCCTTTGTTCATGCGGTTGGCGCCGAGAGGCGGTGTGGGGTCCATCGTTTGTAGCTGGTCTGTCATTTGGTCTGTTCTCCTTGCGCCGCGCCAACTTTTCTTTCAGGCAGCAAAAGCGAAGAATCTCCGTAGGAATAGAAGCGATAGCCATTCGTGATGGCATGGGCATAGGCCGCCTGCATGCGTTCGCGCCCCATGATGGCAGATACGAGCATGAACAGGGTTGATTTGGGCAAATGGAAATTGGTCATCAGTCCATCAATGGCGCGGAAGCGATATCCGGGCGTGATGAAAATATCCGTATCGCCGCAGAAAGGCTTGATGATGCCGTCTTCTCCCGCTGCGCTTTCCAGAAGCCGCAAGGATGTGGTGCCGACTGCAATGATGCGGTTGCCACGGGCGTGGACTGCGTTGAGTTTGTCTGCAAGTTCGGGGCTGATCTCGCCCCACTCGGCATGCATCTTGTGATCTTTGGTATCTTCTGCCTTGACCGGCAGAAAGGTGCCTGCGCCCACATGCAAGGTCACGAAATGGCGCTCGATGTTTTTCTCATCAAGCTTGGCGAACAGGCGATCTGTGAAATGCAGACCCGCCGTAGGGGCCGCGACAGCCCCATCTCTATCCGCATAGATGGTCTGATAGTCGGTCTTGTCTTTTTCGTCTTCAGCACGCTTTGAGGCGATGTATGGAGGCAGAGGAATGTGGCCCACGGATGCGATAGACTGATCAAGCTCTGGTCCTGCGCAATTGAAGCGAAGGCAGACTTCGCCTGCATCGCCTTTTTCAGTGACTTCGGCTGAAAATTCCTCGGAAAATTCGATCAGGTCACCAAGCTGTACTTTCTTGGCGGGCCGCGCAAAGGCGCGCCAGGTTGCCAGGTCTTCGCGCTTGTGCAGATTGAAATGGATGCCTGCGCGGATTTCACCCCTTACGCGGGTGCCGGAAAGCTCGGCGGGAATGACCTTTGTGTCATTGAAAACAAGCGCATCGCCCGGCTGGAGAAAATCAGGAAGGTTCAGCACGCAATGGTCTTCAAAGGCACCGGTTGGCGGTACAAAAAGCAGCTTAGCTTCATCGCGCGGATTATGGGGGCGCAAGGCGATAGAGTCTTGGGGAAGGTCAAAGTCGAAGGAGTCGACGCGCATGGTTCAGGCGATTCTCAAATGGGCGTTTACAGGACGCCCGGCCATTCAGCTTGACCAAGCGCGGTTTTGCAGGACAACACGATATCCATCGGGATCTTGAAAGGTGATCCCGTCGACATCCCAATAGGAATTGTTGGATTGAACGGGTTCATATCCCGCATTGCGCATCTTATCAACCCGTTTCTGCCATTCTGCCTTGTCTGGCAGATAGAAGACGAGCAAGCCTTCCTCATCAGGGGCAATAGGGGCGGTTATCCCCCGCTCCTTGGTGAATTCCAAATGATAGGGTGCGTTTGGGTGGCCGATGATCAAGCCATCAAAGCCATTGTGCCCCTCAAAGGAGCCAAGAAGGGAAAAGCCCAGACCATCGCAATAGAAGCGCTTGATGGCTTCGAAGTCGCGACACGAGCGGGCTACGCGCATTTTGGGAAAATGGGTTTCGTAGCTCATGATGGTCCGGGCTCTTCGATTTGCTTGCTGCGAGGGCCTTAGAGGTCGGCAGCCACTTTCATGGAAACGATGCTGTCAGGATCCTGAACCGGTTCACCGCGTTTGATCTTGTCGATGTTTTCCATGCCCTCGATGACGTCACCCCAGTAGGTATACTGGTTGTCGAGCCAAGGTGCGGTATCAAAGCAGATGAAGAACTGGCTGTTGGCCGAGTTTGGATCCATGGCACGAGCCATGGAGCAAGAGCCGCGCACATGCTTGGTTGCGGAAAATTCTGCTTTCAGGTTCGGCTTGTCGGAGCCGCCGGTGCCGGTGCCATGAGGGCAGCCAACCTGAGCCATGAAGCCATCAATCACGCGGTGGAAGACGATGCCATCGTAAAAGCCTTCACGAGCCAACTCTTTGAGGCGCTCGCAATGGGCCGGAGCCAGGTCCTGACGCAGCGCGATGACAACCTTCCCTTTGGTTGTTTCCATTACAAGTGTGTTTTCGGGATCTTTAATCTCTGCCAATTGTCTCTTCCTTATTGGTTCGAAAGGGTCCTTGAATTCAAGCCACAGGTGGCTTCATCCTGTTGAATTATGTCTTTTCAAATTTATTCTGCGGCGTCTGCTGCAACCTGCATCTTGACGATGACGTCGGGATTGCGCGGTGGTTCGCCCTTGTTGATCTGGTCGATATACTCCATGCCAGACGTCACTTCGCCCCAGACGGTATACTGGCCATTGAGCCATGGTGCCTTGTCGAACATGATGAAAAACTGGCTGTTGGCGCTGTTGGGATTGCTGCTGCGGGCCATGCCAATGGTGCCACGCTTGAAGGCGTGCTTGCTGAATTCGGCTTTCAGATCCGGCAGATCGGAACCCCCGGTGCCATTGCCGCGTGGGTCGCCTGTTTGGGCCATGAAGCCATCAATAACCCGATGGAATTTGAGGCCGTCGTAAAAGCCCTGTCTTGTCAGCGTTTTAATGCGCTTCACATGGTTGGGCGCAAGATTGGGCAGCAACTCAATGACCACGCGACCATATTTGGTATCCAGATAGAGCGTGTTTTCCTTGTCTTGCGCTTGAGCGGCCATGGGAGCCGTAAGCGCAAGCGCCATAACGAGAGCGATGCATGCCAGGGTGCGGTGAATAAGAGCCATGAAATGTCCTGTTAGCTAGAGAGCTTCTGTTCAAACGCGGCCTGAACGGCTTCAGGCACAAACGGAGAAATATCTCCGCCCAAGGTTGCTACCTGCCGCACAAGGCTGGCAGCAATGTGGCGCACGGCCCCGCTCGAAGGCAAATAGATTGTATGAATTTCCGGCGCCAGTGTCTCATTCATACCCGTCATTTGCATCTCGTAGTCGAAATCCGTGCCGTCGCGCAAGCCGCGGATCAGGATCGTTGCACTGACGCGCTTGGCAACATCGATAACGAGATCATCGAAGGCGACCACTTCCAGCTCGGTGTTGGTTTCCTGCGCGATGGGGGCGACCACTTCGTTGATCAGGGCGAAACGCTCGTCTTTCGAGAAGAACGGCTTCTTGCCATGATGTACACCAATAGCAAGCACAAGCTTGTCTACGATGTGGCATGCGCGCTCCACTATATCGAGATGTCCCAAGGTGATCGGATCAAAGGATCCCGGGTATATGGCGATTTTGTTAGTCATGCAGAAAGTCCTAGACTCACCAGTGCCCAAGCACAAGACCGAAATGGTCTAACAAACAAGGAAGAAAAAAATTTGAACCATTCATGCCCTTCGCGCGTCTTATATATGAACGATGTTAACGAAGGTGAAGAAAAGATGAATGGCTCACTCAGTGCCCTTTCATCTGAGGAGCATTAAAATGGACAAGACGAGACAGAATGGAGACCTTGAACTCGCGGCCGGTGAGATGACTACTCTTAAGAGAACCAAGCTGATTGTAGCAACGGGCATTCTTGTTTGCCTTATGGGGCTCAGTTTTATTGCCGTAAGTGGCCACCCTGCCCTTTCTGAGGGCTATGGTTCCGAGTTTAATCTCTCAAGTCTGTCTCCTTGGTATAACGTTCAGTCTGGCCAATGCATTGCTCAAAAAGGGTCCCAGACCTGTGAGCCGGTGCGCCTTTGATAGTTTGATAAGAATTACCTACCCGGTGGTTTGGAATTTCATTCCATGGCGACACCACCGAGATTTCTGACCTGGTAGAATAAGCAAGCAATCTTGACGGATTGCTTGCTTATTTTTGTCTGGAAGCGGTCGTGACCTTTGCCCTGACAAATAAAAAGGGCTCCACAGGAGCCCTTTTCTTTGTTGATCGCATTTGAAAAATCGGCGGATACATTATTCCTGTTCAGGATTGTCTCCGGTAGGCGCTTCGCCGGATGGAGCTTCACCAGAAGGTGCTTCATCGGACGATTCGACCGTATTTTCATCGGTTTCCTCTTTTTCATCTTCAGGAATGCGCTCGACTGAAACGACATTTTCGTTTTCGCGGGTCTTGAAGACCGTAACACCCTGCGTGGAACGACCAGCGATGCGGATGCCATCAATCGGGCAGCGGATGAGCTGGCCACCATTGGTGACGAGCATAATCTGGTCCGTTTCTTCAGCCGGGAAGCTGGCAATCAGGCGACCGTTGCGCTCGTTGACCGCCATGGCCACGATGCCTTTGCCGCCACGACCCGAGGTGCGGTATTCATAACAGGACGAACGCTTGCCATAGCCATTTTCGGAAATGGTAAGCACGAACTGTTCGGCTGCGCCCATCTCGGCATACCGCTCTACCGGCAATGCTGTGGTTGGCGCATCGGCGGCT encodes the following:
- the glmU gene encoding bifunctional UDP-N-acetylglucosamine diphosphorylase/glucosamine-1-phosphate N-acetyltransferase GlmU, translated to MTHRTCQAIILAAGHGTRMKSKTPKVLHKIAGLSMVGHVARAAQKADVDQVALIVGPDMDPVLQSARQMHPSVVACEQTERLGTAHAVLAAREELKDAKDDVIVLFGDTPLLRAETISAMREKLAEGFDVVVLGFRTDTPAPYGRLLELEGNLVAIREAKDCSPEEFKINFCNGGIMGFSGTHLLDLLEGIENNNSQGEYYLTDAVELANAQGLKVTAIEAAESELQGVNSRAHLAKVEATFQQRAREEAMNNGVTLTAPETVFLSYDTKLGQDITIEPNVFFAPGVTVGDNVTILANCYFEGAEIGEGCAIGPYARLRPGTVLEATAKVGNFVEIKKSLVEEGAKVNHLTYIGDARIGAKANIGAGTITCNYDGFNKFKTDIGKGAFIGSNTSLVAPATIGDGAIIGAGSVITDPVNADDLAFTRARPIVKAGWAAQFRYKKTKDSK
- a CDS encoding SPOR domain-containing protein, yielding MARPGKAVFDATMMAGWAFAAVLTGLVALTMVDDTGDSARNPNVVATLGNNDARLVTGSIDQMRPSNAGNGFGESQQALVDQQNQSFNPFSKQSQTNSQLLQQLITEFHSLKQEVSAFHVTTTRLRDENDRLKQRLAKLELDGPVGQDGAVRVVDLPHRDDSRNPFILANGQIAQPVDTQSTGSIGANGARRVNDGAFDPFKTNDQPNIKITEQPLTMDLGSSTSRGAQMLPRDKPVGHGTGSYPEQAASDDLSQPVSQIVPSPNVVRSNSQTSFGIDLGSFVSISDIRSAWKEVSGAQKNLVGDLRPLSRVTQLTDGRLALHLVLGPIPNAAQAASVCAQLNYANYDCSVSAYRGQSLALN
- a CDS encoding DMT family transporter, whose amino-acid sequence is MSPKYFAYLLMAVCPFLLASNIIVGAAAVHTIEPFTLTFLRWGIASALVLPFAWSSLYENRKALLSDWKLILLTAFMGMGFSGSGVYMALKHTSATNGTLIYSSCPIIIILLEWIFRGRKISLREAIGIALGFTGVLLIVCKGHLETLMAIEFSSGDLLFVAAATSWAVYTVLSKKKLFQSLSTIGMFTIVGLVGAVIQIPFMIWELANFDTLPTSMDQWLSVAGLVFSASIGALLAYQYMIRVLGPATAGLVMYLMPPFGIFMAVMFLGEDFRTYHLVGFILVMSGVVLATFPMSLLKKQKRAAVVAQE
- a CDS encoding cytochrome c biogenesis protein CcdA, yielding MNFDVSITGAILAGFISFVSPCVLPLVPPYLCYIAGVSMDEFTGNKDKQRAATRIFFSALAFVLGFTTIFVLLGAGASAIGQYLKLYSGFFSYVAGAIIIIMGLHFLGVFKIAFLYREARVNVQKKPAGIVGAYLIGLAFAFGWTPCIGPVLATILAIAGTEENVQRGMMLLTAYSFGLGVPFLLAALFAGQFVSTMQRFRKHMGTVEKVMGALLVLTGILFITGQVQNAAFWLQEMLPALNSIG
- the tgt gene encoding tRNA guanosine(34) transglycosylase Tgt codes for the protein MNKGQPLPTPTPTEFGFKLLATDGKARRGEVFMPRGTIRTPAFMPVGTAATVKFMYPGQVRDLGADVILGNTYHLMLRPGAERVAALGGLHKFANWPYPILTDSGGFQVMSLAQLRKMSEEGVEFKSHIDGAKFMMTPERSIEIQCLLGSDIQMQLDECTRLPAKEIEIEKAMQLSLRWAERCKTQFGDRPGQAMFGIVQGGDIPRLREESALALKAMDLKGYSIGGLAVGEPQAVMLDILDITCPILPENKPRYLMGVGTPDDLMEAVSRGVDMFDCVMPTRAGRHGLAFTRFGKVNLKNARHKDDPRPLDPESDCPAARDYSRAYLYHLVKSNEALGAMLLSWNNLAYYQSLMQSMRTAIEAGRFEDHKAEVKEAWAKGDMPAL
- the queA gene encoding tRNA preQ1(34) S-adenosylmethionine ribosyltransferase-isomerase QueA, translated to MRVDSFDFDLPQDSIALRPHNPRDEAKLLFVPPTGAFEDHCVLNLPDFLQPGDALVFNDTKVIPAELSGTRVRGEIRAGIHFNLHKREDLATWRAFARPAKKVQLGDLIEFSEEFSAEVTEKGDAGEVCLRFNCAGPELDQSIASVGHIPLPPYIASKRAEDEKDKTDYQTIYADRDGAVAAPTAGLHFTDRLFAKLDEKNIERHFVTLHVGAGTFLPVKAEDTKDHKMHAEWGEISPELADKLNAVHARGNRIIAVGTTSLRLLESAAGEDGIIKPFCGDTDIFITPGYRFRAIDGLMTNFHLPKSTLFMLVSAIMGRERMQAAYAHAITNGYRFYSYGDSSLLLPERKVGAAQGEQTK
- a CDS encoding VOC family protein → MSYETHFPKMRVARSCRDFEAIKRFYCDGLGFSLLGSFEGHNGFDGLIIGHPNAPYHLEFTKERGITAPIAPDEEGLLVFYLPDKAEWQKRVDKMRNAGYEPVQSNNSYWDVDGITFQDPDGYRVVLQNRAWSS
- a CDS encoding peptidylprolyl isomerase, with the protein product MAEIKDPENTLVMETTKGKVVIALRQDLAPAHCERLKELAREGFYDGIVFHRVIDGFMAQVGCPHGTGTGGSDKPNLKAEFSATKHVRGSCSMARAMDPNSANSQFFICFDTAPWLDNQYTYWGDVIEGMENIDKIKRGEPVQDPDSIVSMKVAADL
- a CDS encoding peptidylprolyl isomerase; protein product: MALALTAPMAAQAQDKENTLYLDTKYGRVVIELLPNLAPNHVKRIKTLTRQGFYDGLKFHRVIDGFMAQTGDPRGNGTGGSDLPDLKAEFSKHAFKRGTIGMARSSNPNSANSQFFIMFDKAPWLNGQYTVWGEVTSGMEYIDQINKGEPPRNPDVIVKMQVAADAAE
- the coaD gene encoding pantetheine-phosphate adenylyltransferase, which translates into the protein MTNKIAIYPGSFDPITLGHLDIVERACHIVDKLVLAIGVHHGKKPFFSKDERFALINEVVAPIAQETNTELEVVAFDDLVIDVAKRVSATILIRGLRDGTDFDYEMQMTGMNETLAPEIHTIYLPSSGAVRHIAASLVRQVATLGGDISPFVPEAVQAAFEQKLSS